A window of Dysidea avara chromosome 1, odDysAvar1.4, whole genome shotgun sequence genomic DNA:
aaaatgtaataatgtcaattcaggtgaatttgtgttgcctcctctaAGAttcagcacaaaattcacctgaattgttattaaaattttgtcattaacctacgtaccatcacagctattacttggctgccacttttgatttcacaactttttctaCCCTGGCCTTTTAGGAGGCTAcacccttttttttacagcttggctgttttggttttagatatcacttctttttgtattgcaagctacaaagccagccataagctGACTTTGGGACTTTCTTTTTTGATTGTTTCTTTATTAGAGGAATTTTGAACAAGAGAGAGAGTAATTTCTGTGTATAGCTTTGTGTCTgcttaaatatttgtatatttaaaacTGAATAAACGTagatagttgaactctctacagggtgatttgttgtatcTGAGCTCTATACAGGATGGcttaaattctctacaagacatagttgaatgctttaatagagtaatttactttttagctgactgctctattagagtatcatgatcttgcacttgctacacccaGTTGGATTTCatatgttataactctgtggctttaaatTCAATTCTTCTAAACCATTGAAGAGTCTTTCTAAGACAATTAATCCGTCTATACACCAATTAATCcatctatacaccaattttcaactcattccccTCATGTGAGTAGTTTGTCTGGTAAGTAATCTTTTTTATTAGcaaatctcgattgcataattgttacacactgttggtttttgctttgtatTTTTATGGTCTTTAGGTTAACCTAcccacataccaattttcaacaAGCAATTtatcctgtaggtgtgacaacatgttggtattatttttcgtgaatgatcactaataactccctccttgactgtttattgtatctaatcaaaaacagccaagctgtaaaaaaaggtgcggcccccaaaaaggccatggtgaaaaaagatgtgaaatccaaggtggcggccaagaaatggctgtgatggtaggttaatggttacattttaataacaacaattcaggtgaatttggtgccaagaccaagcggcacaaaattcacctgaattgtcgttattaaaatgtaaccattaacctaccatcacagccatttcttggccgccaccttggatttcacatcttttttcaccatggcctttttgggggccgcacctttttttacagcttggctgtttttgattagatatcacttctttttgtatttgtatactgcaaagccggcctatggctggctttggggcttttctaacccatgtgtttttttcttcactacaggaagaagaaaagaacttaaagaagaattttagtgcttcaattatttttgattttattagtaattatacaaattatatacatatatttactacatgcccattatgccccacaggatatttttttgcagctgatctctctactgggtgacttgaaatgtagctgaactatatacaggatggtttctttctagctgaactctctacaaggtaacctcttctagctggtctctctacagggtattttgtttctagctgaactctctacaggtgatttgtttgcagctaaactctctacatggtggtgtctttgtagccgaactctctacatgatggtttctttgtagctgaactctctataaggtgacttcgtctagctgaactctctacagggtgattgttttgtagctgaactctctgcagggtgatttgtttgcagctgaactgtctacatgatggtttctttgtagctgaactctctacaaggtgacttcgtccagctgatctctctacggggtgatctgtttctagctgaactctccacaggtgatttgtttgcagctaaactctctacatggtggtttctttgtagctgaactccctacataatggtttctttatagctgaactctctacaaggtaacttcttctctacagggtgatttgttgtagttgaattctctacaaggtggtttgtatgaggctgaactctctacatggcggtttctttgtagctgaactctctacagagtgatttgtttgcagctgaactctctacatgatggtttctttgtaactgaacactctacaaggtgacttcttctagctgatctttctacagggtgaattgttgtagctgaactatctacaaggtaacttcttctagctgatctctatacagggtgatttgtttgcagttgaattctgtacaggtggtttctttgtagctgaactctgtacatgatggtttctttgtagctgaactctttacaaggtgacttcttctagctgaactctctacggggtaatttctttgtagctgaactctctgtatgatggtttctttgtaactgaactctctacaaggtaacttcttctagctgatctttctactgggtgatttgtttccagctgaactctctacatgctggtttctttgttgctgaactctctacaaggtgaattcttctacctgatctctctacagggtaatttgtttgtaactgaactctgtacaagtgcgtttttgtgggtgatctcactgcaggttgatttgtttgtagctgaactcactaaagggtgattttgcttgtagctgaactccttgcattgtatctagtttctagctgatctctctacagggtgatttgtttgtagctgatctctctacaagttgatttgtgtgtagctgatctctctgcaggttgattaatttgcagccgatctctctacaaggtaatttgtttgtagctgaactgtctataaagtgatttatttgtagctgatctctctgtaggttgatttgttttagctgaactctctacagggtgatttacttgtagctgaactccttacattgtgtgtagtttctagctgatctctctacagggtgatttgtttgtagctgatctctctacaagttgatttgtgtgtagctaatctctctgcaggttgattaatttgcagccgatctctctacaaggtaatttgtttgtagctgaactgtctataaagtgatttatttgtagctgatctctctgcaggttgatttgttttagctgaactttctacagggtgatttacttgtagctgatctctctacaagttgatttgtgtgtagccgatctctctacagggtaatttgtttgtagctgaactctgtacaaggtgcttttttgtaggtgatctcactgcaggttgatttgtttgtagctgaactcactaaagagtgatttgcttgtagctgaactccttacattgtgtctagtttctagctgatctctctacagggtgatttgtttgtagctgaactctctataaggtgatttgtttgcagctgaactctctacatggtggtttctttgttgctgaactctctgcagggtgttttgcttgtagctgaactctctacagggtgatttatttctagcttatctctctacaggttgatttgtgtgtaactgatctctctacaagctgatttgtttgtagctgaattctctgcaaagtgttttgtttgtagctgacctctcttcagggtgatttgtttctagctgatctctctacagggtgatttttttgtagctgacctctcttcagggtgatttgtttctagctgatctctctacaggatgattttttgtagctgacctctcttcagggtgatttgtttctagccgattgctctgcaggttgatttgcttgtagatgaactctctacagtgtaacttgcttgtagctgaactccttactttgtgtctagtttgtagctgatctctctacagggtgatttgtttgtagctgatctctatacaagttgatatgtgtgtagctgttctctctgcagggtgatttgtttgtagccgatctctctacaaggtaatttgtttgtagctgaactatctataaggtgatttgtgcatagctgatctctctgcagattgatttgttttagctgaactctctacagggtgatttgtttctagcttatctctctacaggttgatttgtttgttgctgatcgctctaaaggttgatttgtttgtagctgaactctctgcaaagtgttttgtttgtagttgatttctctacaaggtgattttttgtagctgacctctcttcagggtgatttgtttctagctgatatctctacagggtgattttttgtagctgacctctcttcagggtaatttgtttctagctgattgctctacaggttggtttgtttgtagctgaactctctacagggtgatttgcttgtagctgaactccttacattgtgtctagtttctagctgatgtctctacagggtgattttttgtagctgaactctctacagggtaatttgtttctagcttatctctctacaggtagatttgtgttgatttgttcattgctgatcgctctaaaggttgatttgttgcagctgaacaccctgcaaagtgttttgtttgtagctgatcactctaaagggtaatttgtttgtagctgaactctctccacagtgacttgtgtgtagctgaattctgtgtagctgaattctctagagagtgacttaattgtagctgaattctctacacagtgcatgacttgtttatagctgaactttcttcagtgtgacttgtaatgttctgaatctctatagtgatatatttgcttaactctccacatggtgattgtcttcttgctgaactgtctataagattaactgtttgcagctgaactccctacagaataacttgtgatgtaataaaattctataatggaataaataaactagccgaatgctctattagggtgactgttctattagagtatctcgatctcgcatttgctacacgcagttggctttcgaatcataactcagtggtttgaaatccgattcttctgtactactgcaaggactttctatgaagattattccagctatgcaccgattttcagctcattgctctaagcggtttgcctagtaggcgtgaaaactaatacttttttattcataaaaatcgatcgcgtaattgtgacacaggttgggttttgtgtcatatctccgtggtctttatctcgattcctttcaaaccaccaaaaggcactcctacgatggttactccatctacatagcaattttcaactcattccatgaagcggtttaccctgtaggcgtgacaacaaatcgatcttgttttacgcgaataatcggtcataactcctgaaccattcatcggatttgtaccaaatttgatgctaggattcgtctttggactccctttctgtgtaccaaatttcaaggcgatcggagtacgcgtttgcttgttatagcaatttttgcaagtgtgcgaaaagacgaagaagaagaaaaaaaaaacgaagaaaaaaaacgaaactttggcagctcgtatctcggaaatggctggagcgatttccttcaaatttggaatgtagactcctttggctggcgggcaactgtgtagcaaatttggttccaatcagataagtgatcaccgagatacaaaggtgtgaaaatgacgttttcgttcttcctgtcaatatacttacgggtgtggcgcgccggcttcttgggccgcacgacacactaccgtgtgtcttgatccagccaaacttggtaccaagatgcgcctttaaaccttctgtgtgccaaatctAAAGGAAATCAGATAActcatttgcattttatggcagctGTTATAAGTgtaagaaaaagaagaaaaagatttagccaatttttgaagtttcaTACCTTGAagtaattttgctcaaatttggtatgtggactactgATGGTGTTGGgtgtttccacagcaaaaatggtcttGTTTTGGTAAGGCAGCATGGAGATACAAATCTCATTTTTGTTTCtttttgtcaatatactcacagtgcaGTATGCCAGCTTCTtaaaattatttgttgtatgttactctaacagtcaagctgtgaaaaaggtgcaaAAGTGATAGTAAACAAGTTGGGACTTGAAATCAAATGTAGTTGCCAAGAAAtggcattaattttagtaatgacATACAGAATATTAAATTGATTGACATTGTTGTAGCCATGTCTTGGTTGCCATCTTCAATTTCCCAACATTTTAATCCAGGAAAGCTCTatccttttttcacagtttagTTGTTTTGGCATACGTACATACCACATCTTATTAGTATTTTCCACTTTCTTGTTTGGGAAGATGCAACTGCAGCCTTAGGAGGCTATATGACTGTTAATAATGTTCTTATTGGAGACTGAGAAACATTAGCTGCTTACATCATATGACTTCTTATCCTGTGGCTGcaagtatatactgtacagcGTAAAATTTGATGGGGGAAAACTTTAACGAATTTGACAAAATGCTTGccattcatcaaaattttcctcCGTCAAATTATTACACTGTACGGTAGCTTCTCAAAATCTATATAAAAGCACTGTTATAATTAATAGAAAACTTTGTAAATCTCTTCTTGGTAGttaaatctttcaaaatgttttATGGTTTCAATGGAGTAGTATGCAGTGATGACAAGTTAGTTagtctatataatctatgccagTTAGTCCATTAAACTCACAGGCTCAATATATCCTCCTTGCGTGCGGGATAACTATAAATTTAAAATCTTGCCTGCTCCAATAGAGTGTTTTTGATCATTTAATGGAAATGGATCCAGTGTAAAATCCAACCAGTATGTTGACATGACGACCTTTATCAGACGTTTTCCATTGGTTGTTCCCACTCCCATCCTGTTACCATTTCTCTAGAATTATACTTATCCCAATCTCTATTCCAATATTGGTAAACTGGCTGTACAAGTGCTGATTTCATGGTACATATTGTGTAGCATATTGCTTTCAACTATAGATATGTATCCTTACTAGCAGTTAAAAGGTCTTGTAATAGGCACAAGGTATATTGGTGTACAATACCTGTTTTACAATTAATTGTTTTGCTGACAGATAAGCAAATGGTGCAACTGATTGATGAAGCTAAAAATGGTGGTTATACTATGAAGGTGCGACATGCTAAAATCTTGTTTTGTGGAGCATCAGGGGCTGGGAAAACAAGCTTTGTTCGTTTGCTTAAGAATAAAAAATTTAAACCTGATCAACACAGTACAGAACTTGGTAACACTCAACAAATTGTGATATCAAGAAAGGCTAGTATTCAAGGGACCAATTGGGTTGATCTTTATCCTGCTGAAGAACTTCGTCAAGTTAAACTACGCCTTCACCACAAACTGGTGTTCAAACCACAACCGTTTTGCTCAGAGCAACATGTGGATAGTACAAAAGAGGAAAGTATTGTAAACACAGAACAATTCAACTCTTGTCAACAAGATGTAAGAGAATTTAGTGAAAAACCTCAAAAACTCCAAGCAGAATCGTTGGATAATCCATCTTTcaaaacagcaaaattcaaacctGTCCTTACTGAAAAGCGATTATGCTCAAAGTCTCCTAATCTTACAAAAGATTATGAAGAACCCCTTCCAATATGGGACATCCTCACATTACTGGAcactggtggtcaaccacagtTCATAAACATGTTACCAGCTGTTAATACTTCAGCTACTGTTATGTTTGTTGTCTTAAATATGCTTCATGTACTGGGAGCTAAAGGATTTGATGAACGAGTATTAGTGCATCATTACAAAAATGGTATCAAATCTTATGAACCATATACTTTGAATTATACTAACAAAGATTTAATAAAATGTCTAGTTGCACTTTTGAAAGACTCCATAATTACAGACGTTCCGCTTCCAGATGTGACTGTTTTGCAAAAAGGCAGAGATAGTAAGCCAGGACTTTGTTTTGTTGGTACTCATCTTGATCAAGTAAATGAAAAAGATGTTGATACAGTCAGTGATCAACTAGAAGAGATAGTTTCACAATTGGAGCCCAGTGATAATGTATCTATCTGGAACTGTaataaaattttgtttgcaGTAGATAATACTCTCTCTGGAAAGCAAGAATATTCACAAGATTCAATAGCAAACCAAATTTGCTCTGAAATCAAAGCTATACTAGATGAAAAGGCTGTATATGAAGTACCAATCACCTGGATCTTATTGGAATTAGAAATAAGACGAATATGTGGAAAAGGCAACAAATCTTTCATTGCAATTTCAGAAGTTGTGGAACTTTTTCAAGAAATTATTCCAGGATGTGATAAGAAGAGTGCTGAGGTACAAGTTAAAGCTGCATTGAGGTTTCACCATATGTTTGGTATTCTGCTCTACTTTCATAATGTACCAAACATGAAAGATTTTGTCATTTCTAACCCACAATGGTTGTTTACGAACTtaacaaattttgtttgcttttcATTTGATGGAAGAATTGTTGATCGTAAAGCATTGAATAATCTGAAATCTAAAGGCATTCTTAGTAAATCTTTGATTGACAAAATTAAAACTGACAAAATCATTACTGATTCTCTGGGAGGTATCAAACTTGAATTCTTCCTTGAGTTGCTCAAATATTTTAACATTATCACACCTTATCCCACATACAGTAGTGACTATTTGATGTTGACAGTACTAGATTCATACAAGGATGAAACCGCTCTATTTGATGTTATGCCACCACTTGTTGGTGTTGAATTTGTGATACAGTTCAATTCTGGCACTTTCCCAAGAGGAGTGTTTTGTTGTTTAATTGTACAATTGGTTCAAAAAGTTGAGAACTGGAAACTCCAAGTTTCACTGGAAGGGAAAAGATGTGTTTACGCAGACTTTGTTATGTTTTGTACTAATTCTGGACAGTATGTTTTGTTACATGATAAAATTACCCACTTAGAAATTCAAATAAGAAAGAATGTAAAAACTGGGTCTATTCATTGCGAAGTTCAGCAGACCATAGTCAACATGTTACAGCAAATGCAACAAAGTACTGGTACTGATTTCAAGTGTGCATTTTACTGTAAGAGTAAACCTTGTTTGATATATCTATCTTCACATCATGTGACTGGACAAAAACCACTTCCTAATGGATTGATTTGTGAAAACCACGGCTTTGTAGAACTACAATCTTGTTCACACAAGTTATGGTGTGATATAACAAAAGCATCACTGGTAATAAGTGAAttgcacataattatactaaGGGTGCACATGTTCCATATTTCTtatcaaatgtttataatttgTGAAATGGAAGATGAGTTAGTTTTATACTTAATATTATATCCTTATCTGTACCATACTGCTTGTTAATGTTTTCCTTCATTTATTCCTTGGCTAATGGCCATTCTATACTGTAATTTTTATTTGTCCTTCTATTAGTCATTCTGTGCATTTGGCCTTCTGTCATTACCAAAAGAAGTTTTTTGCAGGTATTGTAGAAAAATAGTTTTGTTTAAAACCTGAGGTTTTGTTAAGAATCTGTTTAGCTAAATGTATTAACGTATtggatatactgtatgtatccaTGTCACTAGTAGTTTTATGTTATACAAAGCTatgcatctactgtatgttTAGTGTGTGCACTCTTATGATGCTGAATGAAAGCTccactgtatacatacagtattgcaCGTATACAATGGAGCTTCCATACATATAGATTGTTTGTATGACTTAGGAATTATAGCAGCTGTACAATATCCCTTGcttcattattttataataaaattttcattgCTGGTGAACCAGCACATACTACAACAAAGGAAAGAATTGTTCTAGACACATTATAGAATAGCTATAACTGCATGACTAAGTGAACACCTTGACTATCAATTTCTGAAAAGTGGCATGGCCAttccacttcatttttcagctatgttttgACTGTTATATAGAGCTATGTTTTGACTGTTCTGACTACAGTACAAGAAATGTCTCAGCAGTCGATTTACTTGCTGCAGAAGTTACAGACAATTCTCATGATACAGTAGAAGTCATAATGTGtgaccacaaatcaacacctatgcagTAGTGAAGAAAGAAACGGAACACAAAAAAGAGGACAAAGCTAAGTCTATATTGCATGCATTGTAACTTCTGCTATAATGTGGTTGGCTAAAAGGCATCTCTCAGGCctaagtgacatcaaacagtaaagAAGCCTTATCCAtaggctgaaggcatcagtcaggcagccGGTCaggcagttagtagaaaattagAAAAAGAAAACACTTGCAGAAATTTATTGAAATTAGCTaatttggggtcactctgaaggttTTACAGTATTTAGGTGTgactgtgcctaaccaatactgcaaagtTGTCTTGAAGGAATAGTGAGCCAGCCTTAAATATTTTGGGTAGACAGTCCAAAtattctactatacagtactccATAATAGATTTATTATATGTGTTCTTATTTTTGTTGCTGCAGGCCATGTCACCACGGTCAAGATTTTCAGGTAAACTAACTTTTCTAGCTAAAACATCAAGTGCATCATGCATTACACTTTTATAGTGTTCAAGTACAGTTCATGCAGTATCATAGATTATGATTGAATGTGCCTTGCAGAATGTGTATACTTGTATTCCTCCTATGAAAAGCAGAATTGTGAGGTCAAGTTTTTTTATCAGTCAATCCAATCAATCAATGAAACATctgagaaacaagttgatgttaaaCTACATttgtacttctaaaaaccaggtacACATGCGGTCAGTGCTAACCCCtgctgggtctgggaaaactggttttATTGCCCATGACATGATTTTTCACCAACAGCAGCACAAAACTACTCAAATATTTcaggtctgcttttgctggctgcacAGTGACAATCCATACGAGCAATCTGAGGCCCTAATGGAGCTgtggccagcctggggatggctgtatgtggctgtacagctctgtagtGTTGAATAAGACATGTGTTGtaaatttcatttcattttagccagttttgaaaaCTGAATGGTCCATAATTTGACCTAATTCATCCATATGCATtcctttttaattttgtaaacgATCTCTTGCCCTCCACTTCCCTTCATCCCTATTGGAGCTTGCCCGATACAGTCAACATCAAGTTAAAAAATTATCTAAactggcaggaaacttagctgttgggtACTTAATTgtactgtctgtctgtctgtctgtccggATTATTTCTTTATCATGCTGTTAACTTGACAGATAATTTATGTCAAAACACAGTCAAACAGCTCTGGTGTTAATGCACAGAACTGTTACCCAAGGGTCCAGGATTAAATTCCTGCTTATGACATTTTTTTCTTCTCACTGGCACTTTTGTGCCTGGCGTACTTTTTCATGTGTTAGAATGACAGTGCTAACTGATCAACTTATAAACGTATTGACATGGTTCACATGCAAAATATAGTACTTATCGTATAACTTACAAATTTTATTGCAAGCTTCCATGTGCTTTCTTTTATTTGCTACAGTGTATTGAAGGACACAGTGTAGAGAAAAACTCCAGCTGCATTCCATTACAAACTATAGGATAAACAGTTAGAGTTCCTGTCATACGTATAGTTGCTGCATTTAGGCCACATGTTTGAATCCAGCCAGCGGCATTTTTACTTTAGtgtttaaaagtttgtatttgCTCATGTAGTTGCTTCAAATCATAATTATAATAGCACATTTTATAGATATATAGGAAAGTCATGTTTGTCCCATGTGTTCTATTTGAGTACCTTATCTTTCATAACTTTAATTCTTCTTGACATTAACTACTTACCCACAAACACATTATATTTTACCAACATGatagtacaa
This region includes:
- the LOC136259867 gene encoding uncharacterized protein isoform X3, encoding MENADVKSLESAAVCFQDLCVLKEREDLRNILILDYGRFSRKQEHLDAVLSCNCLNKHFYVVIINEAGHCSDVINFPPTFKQQNCSILKVPPSSLRNVGTIQDHVVTQMLMFLQQYHCRRAYYCLSLDSNFPDGSKIMEHTGYEYTYCTVIKSVNNFVYLDKFHFRESDDPAKMTMFPLLRNDVPRVLITENSGKLLFFCLGEKYYGTPVASLWEELEQFGNKYSLHVSVTTAFPSVDYEVIKEDPEITKPIFYRFAIYLCDTSEDNVLSILEYLRPTNFEGAKIGLKLDSSTQKGQFFSAGSRNISRATYKICKYAIQKEHFSEDNKKYFVDIEDKQMVQLIDEAKNGGYTMKVRHAKILFCGASGAGKTSFVRLLKNKKFKPDQHSTELGNTQQIVISRKASIQGTNWVDLYPAEELRQVKLRLHHKLVFKPQPFCSEQHVDSTKEESIVNTEQFNSCQQDVREFSEKPQKLQAESLDNPSFKTAKFKPVLTEKRLCSKSPNLTKDYEEPLPIWDILTLLDTGGQPQFINMLPAVNTSATVMFVVLNMLHVLGAKGFDERVLVHHYKNGIKSYEPYTLNYTNKDLIKCLVALLKDSIITDVPLPDVTVLQKGRDSKPGLCFVGTHLDQVNEKDVDTVSDQLEEIVSQLEPSDNVSIWNCNKILFAVDNTLSGKQEYSQDSIANQICSEIKAILDEKAVYEVPITWILLELEIRRICGKGNKSFIAISEVVELFQEIIPGCDKKSAEVQVKAALRFHHMFGILLYFHNVPNMKDFVISNPQWLFTNLTNFVCFSFDGRIVDRKALNNLKSKGILSKSLIDKIKTDKIITDSLGGIKLEFFLELLKYFNIITPYPTYSSDYLMLTVLDSYKDETALFDVMPPLVGVEFVIQFNSGTFPRGVFCCLIVQLVQKVENWKLQVSLEGKRCVYADFVMFCTNSGQYVLLHDKITHLEIQIRKNVKTGSIHCEVQQTIVNMLQQMQQSTGTDFKCAFYCKSKPCLIYLSSHHVTGQKPLPNGLICENHGFVELQSCSHKLWCDITKASLAMSPRSRFSVFKYSSCSIIDYD
- the LOC136259867 gene encoding uncharacterized protein isoform X2 translates to MENADVKSLESAAVCFQDLCVLKEREDLRNILILDYGRFSRKQEHLDAVLSCNCLNKHFYVVIINEAGHCSDVINFPPTFKQQNCSILKVPPSSLRNVGTIQDHVVTQMLMFLQQYHCRRAYYCLSLDSNFPDGSKIMEHTGYEYTYCTVIKSVNNFVYLDKFHFRESDDPAKMTMFPLLRNDVPRVLITENSGKLLFFCLGEKYYGTPVASLWEELEQFGNKYSLHVSVTTAFPSVDYEVIKEDPEITKPIFYRFAIYLCDTSEDNVLSILEYLRPTNFEGAKIGLKLDSSTQKGQFFSAGSRNISRATYKICKYAIQKEHFSEDNKKYFVDIEDKQMVQLIDEAKNGGYTMKVRHAKILFCGASGAGKTSFVRLLKNKKFKPDQHSTELGNTQQIVISRKASIQGTNWVDLYPAEELRQVKLRLHHKLVFKPQPFCSEQHVDSTKEESIVNTEQFNSCQQDVREFSEKPQKLQAESLDNPSFKTAKFKPVLTEKRLCSKSPNLTKDYEEPLPIWDILTLLDTGGQPQFINMLPAVNTSATVMFVVLNMLHVLGAKGFDERVLVHHYKNGIKSYEPYTLNYTNKDLIKCLVALLKDSIITDVPLPDVTVLQKGRDSKPGLCFVGTHLDQVNEKDVDTVSDQLEEIVSQLEPSDNVSIWNCNKILFAVDNTLSGKQEYSQDSIANQICSEIKAILDEKAVYEVPITWILLELEIRRICGKGNKSFIAISEVVELFQEIIPGCDKKSAEVQVKAALRFHHMFGILLYFHNVPNMKDFVISNPQWLFTNLTNFVCFSFDGRIVDRKALNNLKSKGILSKSLIDKIKTDKIITDSLGGIKLEFFLELLKYFNIITPYPTYSSDYLMLTVLDSYKDETALFDVMPPLVGVEFVIQFNSGTFPRGVFCCLIVQLVQKVENWKLQVSLEGKRCVYADFVMFCTNSGQYVLLHDKITHLEIQIRKNVKTGSIHCEVQQTIVNMLQQMQQSTGTDFKCAFYCKSKPCLIYLSSHHVTGQKPLPNGLICENHGFVELQSCSHKLWCDITKASLAMSPRSRFSECVYLYSSYEKQNCEVKFFYQSIQSINETSEKQVDVKLHLYF
- the LOC136259867 gene encoding uncharacterized protein isoform X1 — translated: MENADVKSLESAAVCFQDLCVLKEREDLRNILILDYGRFSRKQEHLDAVLSCNCLNKHFYVVIINEAGHCSDVINFPPTFKQQNCSILKVPPSSLRNVGTIQDHVVTQMLMFLQQYHCRRAYYCLSLDSNFPDGSKIMEHTGYEYTYCTVIKSVNNFVYLDKFHFRESDDPAKMTMFPLLRNDVPRVLITENSGKLLFFCLGEKYYGTPVASLWEELEQFGNKYSLHVSVTTAFPSVDYEVIKEDPEITKPIFYRFAIYLCDTSEDNVLSILEYLRPTNFEGAKIGLKLDSSTQKGQFFSAGSRNISRATYKICKYAIQKEHFSEDNKKYFVDIEDKQMVQLIDEAKNGGYTMKVRHAKILFCGASGAGKTSFVRLLKNKKFKPDQHSTELGNTQQIVISRKASIQGTNWVDLYPAEELRQVKLRLHHKLVFKPQPFCSEQHVDSTKEESIVNTEQFNSCQQDVREFSEKPQKLQAESLDNPSFKTAKFKPVLTEKRLCSKSPNLTKDYEEPLPIWDILTLLDTGGQPQFINMLPAVNTSATVMFVVLNMLHVLGAKGFDERVLVHHYKNGIKSYEPYTLNYTNKDLIKCLVALLKDSIITDVPLPDVTVLQKGRDSKPGLCFVGTHLDQVNEKDVDTVSDQLEEIVSQLEPSDNVSIWNCNKILFAVDNTLSGKQEYSQDSIANQICSEIKAILDEKAVYEVPITWILLELEIRRICGKGNKSFIAISEVVELFQEIIPGCDKKSAEVQVKAALRFHHMFGILLYFHNVPNMKDFVISNPQWLFTNLTNFVCFSFDGRIVDRKALNNLKSKGILSKSLIDKIKTDKIITDSLGGIKLEFFLELLKYFNIITPYPTYSSDYLMLTVLDSYKDETALFDVMPPLVGVEFVIQFNSGTFPRGVFCCLIVQLVQKVENWKLQVSLEGKRCVYADFVMFCTNSGQYVLLHDKITHLEIQIRKNVKTGSIHCEVQQTIVNMLQQMQQSTGTDFKCAFYCKSKPCLIYLSSHHVTGQKPLPNGLICENHGFVELQSCSHKLWCDITKASLAMSPRSRFSGKLEEYIEEKVFTDNYATLTKVLSVHSLIPHFIARRVITVDDASLIESYNRESEKIMKLLEYIAQHLKAGHTNSFYQLLDVMKTHCTISAEMLANEMESSVVKLSKGFDGDIASQFHKSISLPTEVSPGMGHAQSYSHSISEPTGNVFSYQSGKSSTD